The following are from one region of the Montipora capricornis isolate CH-2021 unplaced genomic scaffold, ASM3666992v2 scaffold_408, whole genome shotgun sequence genome:
- the LOC138035473 gene encoding retinoschisin-like isoform X2 — MRRPENKVIWRMDQKIVALIALSSILAISQYTNSLWIPECQQPLGMEFGAIKDAQIQASSEFDLKHAAIQGRLNFQKSGDKRGAWSAKYNDENQWLQIDLQASYTKVTAVASQGRNEINQWVTKYKLQCSNDEVTFQYYKEQGQTVDKEFTANSDRNSIIYHKLNPPIQARYIRFRPVTWHKHISMRVEVYGFKQDSRN, encoded by the exons ATGCGGAGACCAGAGAACAAGGTCATCTGGAGAATGGACCAAAAAATTGTTGCTTTG ATCGCGTTGTCAAGTATTTTGGCAATAAGTCAATACACCAATTCCTTGTGGATTCCAG AATGTCAACAACCTCTTGGCATGGAATTTGGTGCAATCAAAGATGCGCAAATACAAGCGTCTTCTGAGTTTGATCTAAAACACGCCGCCATCCAGGGAAGACTTAACTTCCAAAAGTCAGGAGATAAGCGAGGTGCCTGGTCTGCAAAGTATAACGATGAGAATCAATGGTTGCAGATTGATCTGCAAGCATCCTACACTAAAGTGACGGCTGTAGCGTCTCAAGGGAGAAATGAGATCAACCAGTGGGTTACAAAGTACAAACTGCAATGCAGTAACGATGAAGTTACCTTCCAATACTACAAGGAACAAGGACAGACCGTTGACAAG GAATTTACTGCAAATAGCGATCGAAATTCAATCATATATCACAAATTAAACCCACCAATCCAGGCGCGTTACATCCGATTCCGACCGGTCACTTGGCACAAACACATATCAATGAGAGTGGAAGTCTATGGCTTCAAACAAG ACTCAAGAAACTGA
- the LOC138035473 gene encoding retinoschisin-like isoform X1 produces MRRPENKVIWRMDQKIVALIALSSILAISQYTNSLWIPECQQPLGMEFGAIKDAQIQASSEFDLKHAAIQGRLNFQKSGDKRGAWSAKYNDENQWLQIDLQASYTKVTAVASQGRNEINQWVTKYKLQCSNDEVTFQYYKEQGQTVDKEFTANSDRNSIIYHKLNPPIQARYIRFRPVTWHKHISMRVEVYGFKQGATEADETKKPVPRQSAVLKANKKRKTASDVFAKFDEVF; encoded by the exons ATGCGGAGACCAGAGAACAAGGTCATCTGGAGAATGGACCAAAAAATTGTTGCTTTG ATCGCGTTGTCAAGTATTTTGGCAATAAGTCAATACACCAATTCCTTGTGGATTCCAG AATGTCAACAACCTCTTGGCATGGAATTTGGTGCAATCAAAGATGCGCAAATACAAGCGTCTTCTGAGTTTGATCTAAAACACGCCGCCATCCAGGGAAGACTTAACTTCCAAAAGTCAGGAGATAAGCGAGGTGCCTGGTCTGCAAAGTATAACGATGAGAATCAATGGTTGCAGATTGATCTGCAAGCATCCTACACTAAAGTGACGGCTGTAGCGTCTCAAGGGAGAAATGAGATCAACCAGTGGGTTACAAAGTACAAACTGCAATGCAGTAACGATGAAGTTACCTTCCAATACTACAAGGAACAAGGACAGACCGTTGACAAG GAATTTACTGCAAATAGCGATCGAAATTCAATCATATATCACAAATTAAACCCACCAATCCAGGCGCGTTACATCCGATTCCGACCGGTCACTTGGCACAAACACATATCAATGAGAGTGGAAGTCTATGGCTTCAAACAAG GTGCGACGGAAGCCGATGAAACAAAGAAGCCGGTACCGCGTCAGTCGGCCGTATTGAAGGCAAATAAAAAGAGGAAAACCGCTTCTGATGTATTTGCAAAGTTTGATGAAGTCTTTTGA
- the LOC138035472 gene encoding uncharacterized protein → MSTRVNDLCRTATLALKRISRIRRYLNSACCEQLVHAFVSSRLDYCNSLPIGLPDKEISKIQRIQNSAARLVTKTKKGDHITPVLRKLHWLTIDKRIVFKVLIITYKALHGLSPKYISDLLTLKRSSRILRSNYQDSLKLETPPLKPRTMVEKRSQCVLLAFGTISLGTYGIHLLWRHLKED, encoded by the coding sequence ATGTCGACACGTGTTAATGATCTCTGTAGAACTGCAACTCTGGCCTTGAAGCGTATCAGTCGTATTCGTAGATATCTTAATTCAGCTTGCTGCGAACAACTAGTGCATGCGTTTGTATCCTCAAGACTcgattattgtaatagtttgCCCATTGGCCTACCTGATAAAGAGATTTCTAAGATTCAACGCATTCAAAACTCTGCCGCAAGACTCGTTACCAAAACAAAGAAGGGAGATCACATCACACCTGTTCTTAGGAAACTGCATTGGCTGACTATTGATAAACGCATTGTCTTCAAGGTGCTTATCATCACTTATAAGGCTCTACATGGACTTTCTCCGAAGTACATTTCAGACTTGCTTACTCTAAAAAGATCATCTCGCATTTTGCGCTCTAATTACCAGGACAGCCTTAAGCTCGAGACCCCACCTTTAAAACCAAGAACTATGGTGGAAAAGCGTTCTCAGTGTGTGCTCCTCGCCTTTGGAACGATCTCCCTAGGGACTTACGGAATTCACCTTCTCTGGAGACATTTAAAAGAGGActaa